The Rubripirellula reticaptiva DNA window TGAAACGTTCAAATGGGAGGTGCATTCAGCGGAACCTTGTCAGCAGCAGAGCACGTTGAACCAGAGAATGGTTGTAGGTGGGAAGATTGGCGGATTCCTATGATACACGGCATTCCGAACGCAGGTGCACCACACCCACTATGTTCGGTACCACCCATTGTGCAGCCTTGTTGGCATTGTGATTTTGGCCGACAAACTCGAATCCAAATCCGAGACGATCAACTTCGCGGTCCATTTGACGTTTAGAACAGCGACAACTACAGCAACATCGGCTTCCTTCACATCGAAGCTTCGGGAGCGGATGGCATGCCCAACGAGATTGGGCTCGCTCGCGGGATCACCATCGATCCGACATGAAGGTTTCCTGGCGATTTCTCGGCCGTGCAGGATGAGTTCCCTGCCGCGTCGCAGCAAGTGGGACGATCGATCGACCTGAATGACGTGATCCAGCAACTCGCCTAATTCGATTTGCACGGTACGTTGCAACCGATTCGGATTGCTGCTGCTTTGGTCGGCCATGAAGATTTAAGCAGGTGGCGTTCTGGTGCCCGTATGGCCCAAGGCGAGCAGGTCGCTGCCAATCGCGATCCCAAAAACACCTTTGACGTCAACGACAACGGAACGGTTTCAGCACTCGATGCCCTGTTGAACATCAACGCCCTCGCCCGACATGATAACAACCAAAGCAGTAGCATCGATCCAGATGACTTCTACTCAAATGTCTCTGGCGATAGCACCGTCTCTGCCCTGAATGCTTTTCTGGTCATCAATCAGTTAACGAGACAAGATCAGCTCGGAGCGCCTAACCAAATCACCGCTCCGACGGAACCGCCAACGAGTCTCGATGGCCAGATGATCAGGTGGACCGCGTCTCCGCTTGTCGGTGGCGAGACCTACGAAGTCGCGTTTTCGACGAAAGCAAGCTGTAATGCAGCAGACTTTGTCGCTAGCCGCAATGGAGTCGATGGGCTGCAAACTTCAATCTTCACCGAAGTCACGACCGACGGCGATTACTTCTTCTGCGTGACCGCCATCGGTTTCAACGACACTCGCTTTCCTGCAGACAACCAAGGTGCGGCGGTGCGACATGAGCTCGAGCGATTTCACACCGTGTTCTTCAGCAAAGCGACCGTCGCGATCTCTCAAGGTTCGCTGTGTCCAGACACACCGAGCAACCTGCGGTTCTTCGATTTGAAACGCAGCGAGATTGCCAGCAACGCTGGCCTAATCATCGATTGGATGGCGAGACGATGATCTACAAAGCGATCATGTCGGACGCTTTTTTGGATGCTAGGACAAGGTCTGGAGTGTAGGGGAAGGTGGTCGTTGGTAGCGGACAACTTATCGTCGACAACGAAGTTGATTTATGGGATGGAGCGATTGAGCGAGCAATCTTTGTGGATGAACATGGAGTTTTTGATCTGAACCGACCAAACGCAATCTACTCAGGAACCGATTTCGACAGCTCCTCAGCGGTTAGCAAGAATTGTAACAACTGGACGAGGCAGAGCCGGGGAGTTGGTGGCCTTACCGGAATCGAAGGATATATAATTCAAGGCTGAATTGACTCGGGGAATATCGTTGCATGCGATGCCGAAGCCTCCCTGCACTGCATCACCCCCGCACAACTGTCCTAGCTCAGTGGTGTCGGCAACCATCGACCCATTCTCGGGCCGTCCCTTTGTAGTTCAAAAACCAAGGCGACCGATAG harbors:
- a CDS encoding dockerin type I domain-containing protein, with product MAQGEQVAANRDPKNTFDVNDNGTVSALDALLNINALARHDNNQSSSIDPDDFYSNVSGDSTVSALNAFLVINQLTRQDQLGAPNQITAPTEPPTSLDGQMIRWTASPLVGGETYEVAFSTKASCNAADFVASRNGVDGLQTSIFTEVTTDGDYFFCVTAIGFNDTRFPADNQGAAVRHELERFHTVFFSKATVAISQGSLCPDTPSNLRFFDLKRSEIASNAGLIIDWMARR